The Bacteroidia bacterium DNA window GATACGTATTTTACGTCCCAGTTTTAAAATAGTGCGCGAACTGATTCCGTTGTAGCTACACAGGCGGGTTATGGAGGTATGATACCTCTGAGCAATGGCAGATAAGGTATCTCCTTGTCTAACAACATGATACTTTGCTATTGCTGCTATTTTTTGGCGTTCTAATAAGTGATTAAACCAAGTTTTCTCAACTAAAATGGTGTCTTGTAGCACCTTTTGTTCTTCAAAAGACAGGACTTTGGTTGGGTCAATTTGCTCGCCCATGAAGCGAAACTCAAAATGTAAGTGTGGGCCTGTAACTCTTCCTGTACCTCCTCCGCGTGCTATTGGTTGGCCAGATTTTACCTCATCACCTTCTTTTATCAAAAAACCCGATAGATGACCATATAATGTTTCTAAGCCATCTTCATGGGTGATTACAACAAAATTGCCATAGCCGGGCTCATAGCGCACTACACGCACAAAACCATCCATAGCTGCTAAAACGGTGTCTCCAGTTTTGAGGTCAATGTCTATTCCATAATGAAAATGCCCACCCCACAAATCTCTGTGCCCAAAGCCAGAGGTAACTTCGCCAACAATGGGGAAGGTAAAATTTCGATTCGCCGCTCGACCTTGAATAACTACGGGAAAAGTATCCTGCAGCTTAGTCATATCTAAGCGATAAATGTTAATCGTATGATTATCATATTTTGAGCGACAGTCAAAAGCCGGTAAAAATGAAGAATCGTTTATATTCAAATAAAACCGGTCTGACAAATGCAGATTAAGAGTATCTATTGGTTTTTTATCTCCGGGGCCAGGCCAATTAGGAACGGCGACACCCTTTACTGTTAATAAACAAAATAACACTAATAATAGCGTAAAAAAAGACGCTGAATCCCCATTATGCTCTATCAGGTAATCCCAAAATATCACTAATAACTGCATGCCTACTTAAATTTTACACGGATTTAAAAAATGTCGGCTGCAAAGTTAATAGTATTTTTTAAAGTAAAACAAGGTTTTTACTCACCAAAATAACTTGTGAATAAAATTGGGGGTTGTAGTTCAAAAAGTATGATGAGATTTTTGGCACTTTATTGTCTATGCCAGAAGTCAAAATAATGGCTGTTTATCCTCATTGCCGAAGTACAAAAGTATCCAACAATGAAAATAGAACCCTTCTTCAACAAAGCCATAACCTTTATACTTTCTGAACCACAATTCTATTACGTTAATAATCACTTAAAAAAAATCATAATTCACTAAGTATTAAGTATTTAAGTAGTTTTATTCTCTATTTGATGAAAATTATCTAATAATCTGCCAATTTTATCAAGTATGGTATTTTCTTTCTTTTTTACTTTATTAAGTATCTATTTATCAGCTATTTTTCAATTAGATAGTTTCGTTAATAGGGAGGCAAAACTTTCGTAACTTTGCCGAAATAATCTTTATAGGATACTTATTAGGTCTAAAAAAGTTTTAATTTCGTTGTAGTATGCAGCACAAATGGTTGAACTATATAATATTCTGTTTGATACCTGTTTTCACGGGGTGTTGGTATTCTTTTAGTGGGGCTTCTGTTCCGCCAAATACCAATACGGTTGCTATTCCATTATTTACCAACCAAGCTCCGTTGGTATATGCGCCTTTGTCTCAATTATTTACCAGTAAATTACAGGATAAATTTCTTTCTCAGACTAATTTGAAACTACGGTCTGAAAGTGCAGATTTAAAGCTGAATGGTGAAATAACAAGTTATACCCTAGCACCTGCTACCGTTCAGAGTAATAACGAGGTAGTACAGAATCGTTTAACTATGACTGTTTTGGTTCGTTATAGTAATTATCAACAAAGTGGGGATAATTGGGAACAGTCATTTTCTAATTTTGTTGATTTTTCAGGTAACTTTGCCGATAACCAACAGCGGCTTTCGGAAGAGGTTTCTGAGAAAATTGCGCAGGATATTTTTAATCGTACATTAGCTAACTGGTAAAATATGTTATCTCCCTTAGAATTACATGAAAAACTTCGCTCTGAAAAGTTAAATAGCGCAGAGTCAGAATGGCTTCAGGAGCAGGCAAGGAAGTATCCATACTTTCCACTTTTGCGTGTATTGCTTGCTAAACAAGCAATTAAGGAAGATTCACAAGCATTAACAAACCATTCTGGAGTTAAGTTAGCCTTTTTGTTTACCCCAAATCCGAGTTTTTTAAACCTTTCTTTATCAGAAACTTCTGCACCGCTTCCGCCGATAACTCATAAAAGTCAGCCGCAAACTATAGAAAAGATTAATCAGCCGGCTGAAGACGAAATTATACTTCCAATATCCTCCTATCCTGATTACGTTCCGGTTTCAAATCTTGAAGATCCTGTTTATCCGGTTGTATCCGAAAAAATGGATGCTATATTTGAAGGCTCATTTCAAGCACGTTTTAATATTGTAGAGGATATTTTCACCCAAATTCGTTCTCACCTAAAAAAACAAGATGACCCTCGCCGAATGTCTTCTAATAAGGTTTTTGAGGATTTAGCCTCATTTGACGCGGCAGAGACCTCCAGTAATAACACATTTTCTCGGTTTGTTCCATTAGATACAGACAAAGAATCTCGTTATTCTCACCAAAATACCAAAATACCATCAACAGAAATATCTGATAATCAAATAAGATTAGAAAAAGCTCGTGAAGAACTTTTTAATAAAACCAAAAAATTAGAAGAACTTAGCTCAAAACTTCAAGTTACACCGGAAATAGAACCAGATGAGTCTTCGATCGTAGTTATACACAAAAATGAAATATCTACTCCATCCAAAAAAGATGTAATAACTGATAATCAGCCTCTTGTAGAAAAGGAAAAAAGAATTATCTCTGAATCAATGAAACGATTCATTAATCCGGAATTTGAAACCCGCAAACCTACTCCTGAGAACAACTTCTTAAAAGAATCTGATAATCAAGAAAATACTAAAAAAACACCTCTTATAACCTCCGTTAAATATTCAAAAGAACAAAGCGATATTACCAACACCTCTGAGGAGAAAATCGACAAACTCTCCACACATAACCAACCAATTGCTGAATCAAATCTATCCGAAATAGTAGAAATTCATACGGAACAGATTTTGCCGGAAACACAAATTCCGTTAGAATCAGAGATCGTTATCCAACAATCAATTGCCGAAGACCAACATACAATCATCTCTGAAACTCCGCAGCGAATACAAACAGATTCAATGAAACGTTTTGTAGAGCCTGAATTTGAACACCGAAAACAGAAAACAATTCTTCCCCCAGAAGAAATATCCAAAACGGAACCGCTAATTAGCCAAATAACGACAAACCCTCCCGCAGATAATCCACCTCTTAACACCATAACTACGTCGTTAGAAAGTGAGACTAATCTTGACTCCGCCAATAAAACAGTAGTTCCTTCTCCTGACCAAAAACGGGTTTCTACAGATTCAATGAAACGTTTTGTGGAACCAGTATTTGATTCAAAAGATAAAAATAAAACTGCTAAAATAAATGACACTTCGGATGCCCTTCCGGAGCAAAAAACCAAAACACCAATCCAACCCGAAAATACTGAAATCGAAAAATCCGTAGCAATAGACTCTTCGATTTCAGTAAGCAATGAAGCCGAAAGCAATCAATCTACAAGTTTAAAAGAATCACCCTCCTTTGACCGCTTTGCCCCCCCCGAATTCGAAAATAGACGAATCAAAAGACCTGATTATGACCACTTTAACGCCATAGAAACCCAAACTACCTCGCCAGATACCTTTGAAATTATTCGGGATAACCTCAAGATAAGAATACACGTTTCCAATGAACAATTAGCAACTCTTTTTGAAAAAGTTAATCTGCTATCAGCAGAGGCCACCAAGCAAACTCCCCTCATTGAAGAAGCACAAACCTTACCACCTACTGTTGAAGACCGGCTTGCATTTGCCTTTGACATCGGTGCTGAATTACAGCAAACAGCCAAAGAATTAGCAAAACAAGAACAGGAAGAAAAACAAAAAGCAGAAAAAGAAGCCGAAAATCAACGAATTATTCAGGCTGAACAAGAAAGAATCCAACGAGAACTNNNNNNNNNNNNNNNNNNNNNNNNNNNNNNNNNNNNNNNNNNNNNNNNNNNNNNNNNNNNNNNNNNNNNNNNNNNNNNNNNNNNNNNNNNNNNNNNNNNNNNNNNNNNNNNNNNNNNNNNNNNNNNNNNNNNNNNNNNNNNNNNNNNNNNNNNNNNNNNNNNNNNNNNNNNNNNNNNNNNNNNNNNNNNNNNNNNNNNNNNNNNNNNNNNNNNNNNNNNNNNNNNNNNNNNNNNNNNNNNNNNNNNNNNNNNNNNNNNNNNNNNNNNNNNNNNNNNNNNNNNNNNNNNNNNNNNNNNNNNNNNNNNNNNNNNNNNNNNNNNNNNNNNNNNNNNNNNNNNNNNNNNNNNNNNNNNNNNNNNNNNNNNNNNNNNNNNNNNNNNNNNNNNNNNNNNNNNNNNNNNNNNNNNNNNNNNNNNNNNNNNNNNNNNNNNNNNNNNNNNNNNNNNNNNNNNNNNNNNNNNNNNNNNNNNNNNNNNNNNNNNNNNNNNNNNNNNNNNNNNNNNNNNNNNNNNNNNNNNNNNNNNNNNNNNNNNNNNNNNNGCAAATGAGTTAGCAAAACAAGAACAGGAAGAAAAACAAAAAGCCGAAAAAGAAGATTTAAGTCAAGTAGAATCAACTCTTAGAGCAGAAATAAACAATCGGTTACTACTTGAGCAAGCCATTAATCAGACAGAAAACGTTGAGAACCAAACTTCTATAATTGAAAATATAGAACATCATCCAGAATTAAACCGGAAATCTTTGGTAGATCAGCAAAATTTACTGAAATCACAATTAGAAAAAATCAAAAACAAAGCACTTTTAACTCCAAAAGAGGTTGATATTCAGGCAATTCAAAATAAATTCTTAAAGAGTATTCTGAAAAATCCAAGTAGCCAAAAGCCGAAAAATCATATCAGCATCCCTGTGCCTCCGCCTATTTCCGAAGAAAAAATTGAAAAAAAACGGCCACATTCAGATATTGATAATATTATTGACCGATTTATCCAGTTAGAACCCTCATTATCAAGTCTTGGGAAGCAGCCTGTGCAGCAGCATACGGACTTTTCTATTCCTGAAGAAGAAACTTCATCAGATTATTCTTTTGATATAATTTCGGAAACCTTAGCTAAAATCCATGAGCAACAAGGAAATATAGATCAGGCCATCAAGATGTATGAAAAATTAGCGCAAAAGTTTCCGGAGAAAACGACCATTTTTATGGCGCAGATTAAACGCCTTAAAGGAGAGTAGCAGACTTTTGTTATTTGATTTACTATAAAATTACTTGATATTAAACTCCTCAATTTGAGGAGTTTAATATATTTAGCGGAGTAGATAATTCAAAAGGAACTGTTTGAATAAATCCTTCTCCATAAGTAGTTCCAATAAGATGACCCATTTCTCGAGCACGAGCATCTATAAAATGCAAAAAATCAGGATTTGAAATATAGGTTAGTGGTTCAGCACTATTGGGATCATAAAATTGGGAGCGAAAAGCCTTTATGGCATCCATCTTTTGCGTAAACTCTTGTGAAATATCTACTACAAAAGTAGGTTTTAGAAACCTATCTTGGATATAATGAACTATATTTTTAGGTCTCCATGCTGTAGATTGAGTTTTTATTTTGGGTAAACCACTTAAAAAAGCGGCTCTTAAAGCAAATGAGGCTGCATTTCCGTGGTCAGGGTGTCTATCTTCCGGCGCATTAACCAATAGAATATCTGGCTGATATTTTCTGATAATCTGAATAGCGCGCAGGAGGCTATCTTCGTTTTGGGAGAAAAAGCCATCCGGTATTTGTAAGTTTTCTCGAATTTGAATTCCCAAAATCTGGGAGCTATGGGCAGCTTCTTTTTGGCGGGTTTCCGGAGTGCCTCGCGTACCTAATTCTCCGGCGGTAAAATCTACAATACCAACCCGTTTTCCTTGTTTCGTTAATTTGCAAATAGTGCCCCCGCAACCAAGTTCTGCGTCGTCAGGGTGAGCAGCACATACCAAAACATCTAATTTTTCCACAATTTCCATGTTTTTAGAATATTCTTATTATCAATAACTTGAACTTGATACCAGCCGCTTGCCATAGAAGTAAGCGAGCAACGGATTAATTGCGGTTCAATTACGGGGTCGCAAAATATCTCTTTGCCCAGCATATTGTAAATCTTTATGGAAAGGTTAGTATTAGGTAAGTTTTCATAGGTTATACAAAAGTAATCTGATGCAGGGTTCGGGAATAGGTGAAATAGGCTCTCTGTACTTTCAGTATTACTACGGTTCAAGACTATTGGGGTTCCGGATAGTTCTGGGCGCATCATCAAAGAGCCATTAACATAAAAAGGTCTCCAATTTCCTAAGGAATCCCTAAATATTGTGGTGCCTGAATTTCTATTGAGGTCGAAACCTACTCCAATTGGGACGTTATCTGGCTGGGTTAGCCCAATCCAGCAAGTGTCTGGTAAAGAAATAATTGAATCAAGCGGAAAACGGACATAGGTATTTCTATTTCCGCCATAATCTACACGCATTCCGCCATACTGTTCATATAAAATTGAATCTGGATGCGGGTTTTTCCAAACCGTGAACTTAAACCCTTTTCCGTCTAAGACTCCAAGTTGGGGCACAAAACATATCCAGACAGCGCGCAAAGAGTCGGGGTCATTTCCGGAACGTATCAATTGCTGGCCAAAGCCTCGAGCAGCGTTCATCCCAAAACCTGTTTCCGGCTCACCGTCATCGTAAGCTAATACAGAATCAACCCGAAAAAATGAATATGCAGTATTATTCTGGGGGAATAAGTCATTATCAGGAATATAATGTTTAACAGTCAAAAGCATTGTTGTATCAAAGTTTTGAAAATCATAGGGTTGCCAAGGAATTGTTGTTGGTGTAGTTATATTAAACAGTTGCTGCTGGGTAATATTTCCCAGTAAATTTCTACCACTTAGAGAATCAAATAGGGTGATTTCAGTATTCACATTGGCAGATGCAGCTCCGGATAAATTATTAATTGTAGTACTGATAGCCGTAACTCCGGATGGGGTTAGGTTTTTGTAATGTTTTTGGGGAATGGCAGTGTATGGTTCATAGATAGAGCCTACCGGCAAAACGATAGCTTTGTCAAAGAAGTTCGTATCAACAGCGGTGCGATTTTTATTAAGATACACATAATCAAGGTGCCAAACATCAAAATAGGCATACTGAGCACCTTTTGTTTGAAACCGAATTTGAAAGCCTTGATGAAAGAAAGCCGAATCTTTAATTAAAATATGAACTCGTTGAAAAACAGACGTTGGTTGCCCGCCACCGGTACTCCATACCTGCCTAAATGTAGGAAATGATGTGGTGGTATCACGAAACCAAACAACAAAAGAATCCGTTTTTTCAGGTGGCTCTGCTAAGCCGCCCCGTTGAATAAAAAAGGTTAAATACAAACTATCTTTTGCTGTAACTTGTGATAAATCAATTGCTTGACTAATTAGAGAGTCGCACCAGCCACTTTGGTTTGTGTAGGCATACGGAACTCCTTGATTGTTTGCTCCATCAAAAGAAGCTACACCAATGGTTGGTGGTAAAATAGCTGCCGTTCGAGAAAGATGAACAGTCTGGTTTAAGAGCCATTTTGTAGAATCCGGTGCGTTCCCATTATCTGAAAAATCATCCCAAAAGGGTAGCAGAAGGGTATCTTCTATTGACTGTACTTTTGAATATCGTATAATTTCCTTTGCCGGTGTACTTATCTTAGGGTTTGTTGGCTCCTGACCCAACCAAATATCTGGAGGTATTTGTGCATAAATAGA harbors:
- a CDS encoding peptidoglycan DD-metalloendopeptidase family protein is translated as MQLLVIFWDYLIEHNGDSASFFTLLLVLFCLLTVKGVAVPNWPGPGDKKPIDTLNLHLSDRFYLNINDSSFLPAFDCRSKYDNHTINIYRLDMTKLQDTFPVVIQGRAANRNFTFPIVGEVTSGFGHRDLWGGHFHYGIDIDLKTGDTVLAAMDGFVRVVRYEPGYGNFVVITHEDGLETLYGHLSGFLIKEGDEVKSGQPIARGGGTGRVTGPHLHFEFRFMGEQIDPTKVLSFEEQKVLQDTILVEKTWFNHLLERQKIAAIAKYHVVRQGDTLSAIAQRYHTSITRLCSYNGISSRTILKLGRKIRIQ
- the lptE gene encoding LPS assembly lipoprotein LptE, with translation MIPVFTGCWYSFSGASVPPNTNTVAIPLFTNQAPLVYAPLSQLFTSKLQDKFLSQTNLKLRSESADLKLNGEITSYTLAPATVQSNNEVVQNRLTMTVLVRYSNYQQSGDNWEQSFSNFVDFSGNFADNQQRLSEEVSEKIAQDIFNRTLANW
- the bshB1 gene encoding bacillithiol biosynthesis deacetylase BshB1, coding for MEIVEKLDVLVCAAHPDDAELGCGGTICKLTKQGKRVGIVDFTAGELGTRGTPETRQKEAAHSSQILGIQIRENLQIPDGFFSQNEDSLLRAIQIIRKYQPDILLVNAPEDRHPDHGNAASFALRAAFLSGLPKIKTQSTAWRPKNIVHYIQDRFLKPTFVVDISQEFTQKMDAIKAFRSQFYDPNSAEPLTYISNPDFLHFIDARAREMGHLIGTTYGEGFIQTVPFELSTPLNILNSSN
- a CDS encoding T9SS type A sorting domain-containing protein, with translation MLQNSLLILWVFFILTNSIYAQIPPDIWLGQEPTNPKISTPAKEIIRYSKVQSIEDTLLLPFWDDFSDNGNAPDSTKWLLNQTVHLSRTAAILPPTIGVASFDGANNQGVPYAYTNQSGWCDSLISQAIDLSQVTAKDSLYLTFFIQRGGLAEPPEKTDSFVVWFRDTTTSFPTFRQVWSTGGGQPTSVFQRVHILIKDSAFFHQGFQIRFQTKGAQYAYFDVWHLDYVYLNKNRTAVDTNFFDKAIVLPVGSIYEPYTAIPQKHYKNLTPSGVTAISTTINNLSGAASANVNTEITLFDSLSGRNLLGNITQQQLFNITTPTTIPWQPYDFQNFDTTMLLTVKHYIPDNDLFPQNNTAYSFFRVDSVLAYDDGEPETGFGMNAARGFGQQLIRSGNDPDSLRAVWICFVPQLGVLDGKGFKFTVWKNPHPDSILYEQYGGMRVDYGGNRNTYVRFPLDSIISLPDTCWIGLTQPDNVPIGVGFDLNRNSGTTIFRDSLGNWRPFYVNGSLMMRPELSGTPIVLNRSNTESTESLFHLFPNPASDYFCITYENLPNTNLSIKIYNMLGKEIFCDPVIEPQLIRCSLTSMASGWYQVQVIDNKNILKTWKLWKN